A genomic segment from Triticum dicoccoides isolate Atlit2015 ecotype Zavitan chromosome 1A, WEW_v2.0, whole genome shotgun sequence encodes:
- the LOC119365273 gene encoding FCS-Like Zinc finger 10-like isoform X1, translating into MRDCFLVSAAPIPCSLSLSDLSVSFSERRGGEGGRMMLRRVVSDQAAAGDALDGAAAGRPRGPAFFAVPRLLVGLAAAKRGTPDCDSTARSPKSPLEHRTFPALGGSLLGSPRSPRSWDSQRVGLGGLVDTLAEPAADAKNRLLGFQMRPTKLQCLAKSYTSLPKDMPKDCGHAQPELREVEAAAATAGSGGMSVPCTRFYGDVKSGPEVVVSSGAQLGFSNHSVDRVKFPASGSLPVSIGGPRRYIGSVSAMEVEQSEDYTCIIAHGSNPKTTRIFGDCILEPCPVLMPDWESKEIDVDKEGTELYWLVKGSPDADAAEDSTRFCSSCKKNLNGNESSIYRGENAFCGGNCRNQAVLNEEEDENNPAVSSPSSASSTSQFDDDDIFIDEVVVLT; encoded by the exons ATGCGTGATTGCTTTTTAGTCTCGGCCGCGCCGATCCCTTGCAGTCTGAGCCTTTCTGATCTCTCGGTTTCGTTTTCAGAGCGCCGGGGCGGAGAGGGAGGGAGGATGATGCTGAGGAGGGTGGTATCCGACCAGGCCGCGGCGGGGGATGCGCTCGACGGCGCCGCAGCGGGGAGGCCCCGCGGCCCGGCCTTCTTCGCCGTGCCGCGGCTGCTCGTGGGGCTCGCGGCGGCCAAGCGCGGGACGCCGGACTGCGACTCCACCGCGCGGAGCCCCAAGTCGCCGCTCGAACACAGGACCTTCCCCGCGCTCGGCGGTTCGCTGCTCGGGTCGCCAAGGTCACCCAGGAGCTGGGACTCTCAGCGCGTCGGTCTGGGCGGCCTCGTCGACACCCTCGCCGAGCCCGCCGCCGACGCCAAGAACCGCCTGCTCGGGTTCCAGATGCGCCCGACGAAGCTGCAATGCCTCGCCAAATCCTACACCTCCCTGCCCAAAGACATGCCGAAAGACTGCGGGCATGCGcagccggagctccgggaggtggaggctgccgcggccaccgccggCTCCGGGGGCATGTCGGTTCCGTGCACTAGGTTCTACGGGGATGTGAAGTCTGGTCCAGAGGTCGTCGTGTCCAGTGGTGCTCAGCTCGGCTTTAGTAACCACTCCGTCGACCGTGTCAAGTTCCCTGCTTCCGGGTCGCTGCCGGTGTCGATTGGCGGACCACGCCGGTACATCGGGTCCGTGTCGGCAATGGAGGTCGAGCAGTCCGAGGACTACACCTGCATCATAGCTCACGGCTCCAATCCGAAGACCACCCGCATTTTTGGGGATTGCATCTTGGAGCCCTGCCCTGTTCTCATGCCTGACTGGGAGAGCAAGGAGATCGATGTGGACAAGGAAGGAACTGAGTTGTACTGGCTGGTCAAGGGCtcccccgacgccgacgccgccgagGACTCCACGCGCTTCTGCTCGTCTTGCAAGAAGAACCTGAATGGCAACGAATCTTCCATTTACCG CGGTGAGAATGCATTTTGTGGTGGCAACTGCAGAAACCAAGCAGTCCTGAATGAAGAGGAAGATGAGAACAATCCTGCAGTCTCCTCTCCCAGCTCAGCTAGTTCGACTTCGCAGTTTGACGACGATGACATCTTCATCGATGAGGTGGTCGTGCTGACATGA
- the LOC119365273 gene encoding FCS-Like Zinc finger 10-like isoform X2 — translation MMLRRVVSDQAAAGDALDGAAAGRPRGPAFFAVPRLLVGLAAAKRGTPDCDSTARSPKSPLEHRTFPALGGSLLGSPRSPRSWDSQRVGLGGLVDTLAEPAADAKNRLLGFQMRPTKLQCLAKSYTSLPKDMPKDCGHAQPELREVEAAAATAGSGGMSVPCTRFYGDVKSGPEVVVSSGAQLGFSNHSVDRVKFPASGSLPVSIGGPRRYIGSVSAMEVEQSEDYTCIIAHGSNPKTTRIFGDCILEPCPVLMPDWESKEIDVDKEGTELYWLVKGSPDADAAEDSTRFCSSCKKNLNGNESSIYRGENAFCGGNCRNQAVLNEEEDENNPAVSSPSSASSTSQFDDDDIFIDEVVVLT, via the exons ATGATGCTGAGGAGGGTGGTATCCGACCAGGCCGCGGCGGGGGATGCGCTCGACGGCGCCGCAGCGGGGAGGCCCCGCGGCCCGGCCTTCTTCGCCGTGCCGCGGCTGCTCGTGGGGCTCGCGGCGGCCAAGCGCGGGACGCCGGACTGCGACTCCACCGCGCGGAGCCCCAAGTCGCCGCTCGAACACAGGACCTTCCCCGCGCTCGGCGGTTCGCTGCTCGGGTCGCCAAGGTCACCCAGGAGCTGGGACTCTCAGCGCGTCGGTCTGGGCGGCCTCGTCGACACCCTCGCCGAGCCCGCCGCCGACGCCAAGAACCGCCTGCTCGGGTTCCAGATGCGCCCGACGAAGCTGCAATGCCTCGCCAAATCCTACACCTCCCTGCCCAAAGACATGCCGAAAGACTGCGGGCATGCGcagccggagctccgggaggtggaggctgccgcggccaccgccggCTCCGGGGGCATGTCGGTTCCGTGCACTAGGTTCTACGGGGATGTGAAGTCTGGTCCAGAGGTCGTCGTGTCCAGTGGTGCTCAGCTCGGCTTTAGTAACCACTCCGTCGACCGTGTCAAGTTCCCTGCTTCCGGGTCGCTGCCGGTGTCGATTGGCGGACCACGCCGGTACATCGGGTCCGTGTCGGCAATGGAGGTCGAGCAGTCCGAGGACTACACCTGCATCATAGCTCACGGCTCCAATCCGAAGACCACCCGCATTTTTGGGGATTGCATCTTGGAGCCCTGCCCTGTTCTCATGCCTGACTGGGAGAGCAAGGAGATCGATGTGGACAAGGAAGGAACTGAGTTGTACTGGCTGGTCAAGGGCtcccccgacgccgacgccgccgagGACTCCACGCGCTTCTGCTCGTCTTGCAAGAAGAACCTGAATGGCAACGAATCTTCCATTTACCG CGGTGAGAATGCATTTTGTGGTGGCAACTGCAGAAACCAAGCAGTCCTGAATGAAGAGGAAGATGAGAACAATCCTGCAGTCTCCTCTCCCAGCTCAGCTAGTTCGACTTCGCAGTTTGACGACGATGACATCTTCATCGATGAGGTGGTCGTGCTGACATGA